A single Streptococcus thermophilus DNA region contains:
- a CDS encoding replication initiator protein A: MKRITANHYQTSERYYKLPKLLFDSERYKDMKLEVKVAYAVLKDRLELSLSKGWIDEDGAIYLVYSNSKLMALLGCSKSKLLTIKKTLREYGLIDEVQQSSSEKGRMANKIYLGELEHEPTPVSNSDGGSVQKIPGGYQNQPGPVLNSATSETEVSETDMSETKESESVIEDEEEKESLTSKKCDNDNFQRKVDRVTRYDRDYIWGLVHDQLRQVGLSRAASDYAMIYFDHRYQYALENMRFADRTETIAEYVFNGVLSEWTKVQRLKELKGGE; this comes from the coding sequence ATGAAACGTATTACCGCAAATCACTATCAAACGTCAGAGCGTTATTATAAGCTCCCTAAACTCTTATTTGACAGCGAACGCTACAAGGACATGAAACTTGAGGTTAAGGTTGCTTATGCTGTTCTAAAAGACCGTTTAGAGTTGTCTTTGAGTAAAGGTTGGATAGATGAAGACGGGGCTATTTATTTGGTCTATTCCAACTCCAAACTCATGGCACTACTTGGCTGTTCCAAGTCAAAATTACTGACTATTAAGAAAACCTTACGAGAGTATGGTTTGATTGATGAAGTCCAACAGTCTTCCAGTGAAAAAGGACGCATGGCCAATAAGATTTATTTGGGGGAGTTGGAACATGAACCTACCCCAGTCTCAAATTCAGACGGGGGTAGTGTTCAAAAAATACCAGGGGGGTATCAAAATCAGCCGGGGCCGGTCTTAAATTCAGCCACTAGTGAGACTGAAGTTAGTGAGACTGATATGAGTGAAACTAAAGAGAGTGAGTCAGTCATTGAGGACGAGGAGGAGAAAGAAAGTCTAACAAGTAAGAAATGTGACAATGACAATTTTCAACGTAAAGTAGACCGAGTCACAAGATACGATAGAGATTACATTTGGGGCTTGGTGCATGACCAGTTGAGACAAGTTGGTCTATCACGTGCCGCTAGTGATTATGCCATGATTTATTTTGATCATAGGTATCAGTACGCTTTAGAGAATATGAGGTTTGCGGACAGAACAGAAACGATAGCGGAGTATGTCTTTAATGGCGTCTTATCCGAATGGACCAAGGTCCAACGCTTAAAAGAACTAAAAGGGGGTGAGTAA
- a CDS encoding VirD4-like conjugal transfer protein, CD1115 family — translation MVSGKKVFIFGILGLAFGYFCHRLVLLYDSLPNQPPLERLAYLLGEGQNQVLNPLWNGNFTGRSVLGFCFGIVTMGLAYLYVSTGQKVYREGAEYGSARFGNSHERKAFLSKNPFNDTILSRNVRLTLLEKKAPQFDRNKNLVVIGGSGSGKTFRFVKPNLIQLNCSNIVVDPKDHLAEKTGKLFLEHGYQVKILDLVNMTNSDGFNPYRYVETENDLNRMLTVYFNNTKGNGSRSDPFWDEASMTLVRAISSYLVDFYNPPGSTKEEADSRRKRGRYPSFSEIGKLIKLLSKGENQDKSVLEVMFETYAKTYGTENFTMRNWADFQNYKDKTLDSVIAVTTAKFALFNIQSVIDLTKRDTLDLKTWGTQKTMVYLVIPDNDTTFRFLSALFFSTVFSTLTRQADVDFKGQLPIHVRSYLDEFANVGEIPDFAEQTSTVRSRNMSLVPILQNIAQLQGLYKEKEAWKTILGNCDSLLYLGGNDEETFKFMSGLLGKQTIDVRSTSRSYGQTGSGSTSHQKIARDLMTPDEVGNMKRDECLVRIAGVPVFKEKKYFPLKHKNWQYLADKESDERWWHYHIDTLKTEDVPFEPSDHKVRDLSKETTLH, via the coding sequence ATGGTCTCAGGGAAAAAAGTTTTTATCTTTGGTATTTTAGGGCTTGCCTTTGGCTATTTCTGCCATCGGCTAGTCTTGCTTTACGATAGTCTACCTAATCAACCACCCTTGGAACGCCTTGCCTATCTCTTAGGCGAAGGACAGAATCAAGTCTTAAATCCCTTGTGGAATGGCAACTTTACAGGTAGATCGGTTTTAGGCTTCTGCTTTGGGATTGTGACGATGGGCCTAGCCTATCTTTACGTTTCTACAGGTCAAAAAGTTTACCGAGAAGGGGCTGAGTATGGCTCTGCCCGTTTTGGAAACAGTCACGAACGCAAAGCCTTTCTCAGTAAGAATCCTTTTAATGACACCATTTTGTCACGAAACGTTAGGCTAACCCTGTTAGAAAAGAAAGCTCCTCAATTTGATAGAAACAAGAACCTTGTGGTCATTGGTGGGTCTGGTAGCGGGAAGACCTTTCGGTTTGTCAAACCCAATCTGATTCAGCTCAACTGTTCCAATATTGTCGTTGACCCTAAAGACCATTTGGCTGAAAAGACAGGGAAGCTCTTTTTAGAGCATGGCTATCAGGTCAAAATCTTAGACCTTGTAAACATGACCAACTCAGATGGTTTTAATCCTTATCGCTATGTGGAAACGGAGAATGATTTGAACCGTATGCTTACGGTCTATTTCAATAATACCAAGGGCAATGGCAGTCGCAGTGATCCCTTTTGGGATGAAGCGTCCATGACCTTAGTCAGAGCCATTTCCTCTTACTTGGTGGATTTTTACAATCCTCCAGGTAGCACCAAGGAAGAAGCAGACAGTCGACGTAAGCGAGGGCGTTACCCCTCTTTTTCTGAAATTGGAAAACTCATCAAGCTCTTATCCAAAGGAGAAAATCAAGATAAGAGTGTCTTAGAAGTGATGTTTGAGACCTATGCCAAGACATATGGGACAGAAAACTTCACCATGCGTAACTGGGCAGACTTCCAAAACTACAAGGATAAGACCCTGGATTCAGTAATTGCCGTCACAACGGCTAAGTTTGCCCTCTTTAATATCCAATCTGTCATTGATTTAACCAAACGTGACACCTTGGACTTAAAAACATGGGGAACGCAGAAAACTATGGTCTATCTCGTTATTCCAGATAATGACACCACCTTTCGCTTTCTCTCAGCCCTTTTTTTCTCCACCGTCTTTTCAACCTTAACGAGACAAGCTGATGTGGACTTTAAGGGACAACTACCTATCCACGTGAGAAGTTATTTAGATGAATTTGCGAATGTCGGTGAAATTCCAGACTTTGCGGAACAAACTTCAACAGTCCGTTCACGAAACATGAGTCTCGTTCCCATTCTTCAAAATATCGCTCAACTACAAGGGCTCTATAAGGAGAAGGAGGCTTGGAAAACCATTCTAGGAAACTGTGACAGTTTGCTTTATCTTGGAGGCAATGATGAAGAGACCTTCAAGTTCATGAGTGGTCTCTTAGGCAAACAAACCATTGATGTGAGAAGTACCAGTCGGTCGTATGGCCAAACAGGGTCTGGGTCAACGTCTCATCAGAAAATCGCAAGGGATCTCATGACCCCTGATGAAGTCGGAAACATGAAACGTGATGAGTGCTTGGTGAGAATTGCAGGGGTTCCAGTCTTTAAGGAAAAGAAGTATTTTCCTTTGAAACATAAGAACTGGCAATACTTAGCGGATAAGGAGTCAGATGAACGTTGGTGGCATTACCACATTGACACCCTCAAAACAGAGGACGTTCCGTTTGAACCATCAGACCACAAGGTTAGGGATTTAAGCAAAGAAACCACACTACACTAA
- the dcm gene encoding DNA (cytosine-5-)-methyltransferase — MKFLDLFAGIGGFRLGLTRQGHECIGFCEIDKFARKSYKAIYETKGEIVFHDIRQVTDQDFRQLRGQVDIICGGFPCQAFSLAGRRLGFEDTRGTLFFEIARAAKQIQPRFLFLENVKGLLSHDKGETFRTILTTLDELGYDVEWQVLNSKDFQVPQNRERIFIIGHSRRYRPRFLFPLRGENSSASLERLGNVNPSGKGMNGEVYLSRGIAPTLTRGKGEGTKIAIPVLTPDRLEKRQHGRRFKGNDDPMFTLTSQDRHGVVVAGTLPTTFVQTGRVYDLSGLSPTLTTMQGGDKVPKILCREEAPHLKIREATKLGYAKAIVGDSVNLAYPESTKRRGRVGKGISNTLTTSDNMGVVVAALEYRKDKWYEVTGIILDGKLYRLRIRRLTPRECFRLQGFPDWAFERAEIVSSKSQLYKQAGNSVTVTVIEAIAREFRKIEEEEEHEIIT, encoded by the coding sequence ATGAAGTTTTTAGATTTGTTTGCAGGAATTGGAGGCTTTCGACTGGGGTTAACTCGTCAGGGCCATGAGTGTATTGGCTTTTGTGAGATTGACAAGTTTGCGAGGAAATCTTACAAGGCTATCTATGAGACCAAAGGAGAAATAGTATTTCATGATATTAGACAAGTCACAGATCAGGACTTTAGACAACTTAGAGGGCAAGTGGACATCATCTGTGGGGGATTCCCTTGCCAGGCATTTTCACTCGCAGGCAGACGATTGGGATTTGAGGATACTAGGGGAACTTTGTTCTTCGAGATTGCTCGAGCGGCCAAACAGATCCAACCACGTTTTTTATTCCTCGAAAATGTCAAGGGCTTACTCAGTCACGACAAGGGAGAGACATTTCGAACAATCCTCACCACATTGGATGAGTTGGGGTATGATGTCGAATGGCAGGTGCTTAACAGTAAAGATTTCCAAGTGCCGCAAAACCGTGAAAGAATTTTTATTATCGGACATTCTAGAAGATACCGTCCCCGATTCCTATTTCCTCTCAGAGGAGAAAACAGCTCAGCTAGTCTTGAACGATTAGGTAATGTTAATCCGTCAGGCAAAGGGATGAATGGAGAAGTCTATTTATCACGTGGGATAGCACCAACCTTAACAAGAGGAAAAGGTGAGGGAACTAAAATTGCCATTCCAGTTTTAACCCCTGATAGGCTAGAAAAACGCCAACATGGGAGACGCTTTAAAGGGAACGATGATCCGATGTTTACTTTAACTAGCCAAGATCGGCATGGTGTAGTTGTCGCAGGAACCTTACCAACAACGTTTGTGCAGACTGGACGAGTTTATGACCTTTCAGGGCTTTCTCCAACGTTGACCACGATGCAAGGAGGGGATAAAGTTCCTAAGATTCTCTGTCGTGAAGAAGCGCCACATTTGAAAATTAGGGAAGCGACCAAACTAGGCTATGCCAAGGCAATAGTGGGAGATTCTGTCAACCTTGCTTACCCAGAGTCTACCAAACGCAGAGGACGAGTGGGAAAGGGGATTTCAAATACCTTAACCACTTCTGACAATATGGGAGTGGTAGTTGCTGCTTTGGAATACCGTAAGGACAAGTGGTATGAAGTGACTGGAATAATCCTAGATGGAAAACTGTATCGTTTGAGAATCAGACGCCTAACCCCAAGAGAGTGTTTTAGGTTACAAGGATTTCCTGACTGGGCTTTTGAGAGGGCAGAAATTGTTTCAAGTAAAAGTCAGTTGTATAAACAAGCAGGTAATAGCGTGACCGTCACTGTTATCGAGGCCATTGCTAGAGAATTTAGAAAGATTGAAGAGGAAGAAGAACATGAAATTATTACATAG
- a CDS encoding type IV secretion system protein, which yields MNNTLPSAFVFLASKKISSDSLFEGFNVDLESTANLVKSLADYNPTVWSYMSAITKGVMQPLGVAILAVVLVLEFSKMAKKIANSGGAMTFEAIAPMIVSYIMVAVVITNTTVIVEAILAVASHIIEGVAGVVSHGGTTYETISGLKGSGIIGKLIVGFFAILIWLVRLVSVLVVNLLITIRFIQLYLMIPFAPLTIPTFLSDDWRSVGIGYLKNIMVYALQGVLIFLIISLVPLFESAGKLALSNGAGVMETLATAFGGLVQAILLIIALVGSQRTARSILGM from the coding sequence ATGAACAACACATTACCTTCAGCTTTTGTCTTTCTAGCGTCAAAGAAAATTTCAAGCGATAGCCTATTTGAAGGCTTTAACGTGGACTTGGAATCGACGGCTAACTTGGTCAAATCCCTTGCGGATTATAACCCAACCGTGTGGTCTTATATGTCAGCGATCACAAAAGGAGTGATGCAGCCCTTGGGAGTGGCTATTTTAGCCGTTGTGTTAGTCCTTGAGTTTTCTAAGATGGCTAAGAAAATCGCCAACTCAGGTGGTGCCATGACCTTTGAAGCTATTGCCCCTATGATTGTCTCTTATATCATGGTGGCAGTAGTGATTACAAACACTACTGTTATTGTAGAAGCTATTTTAGCTGTTGCTTCTCACATTATTGAAGGCGTAGCTGGTGTCGTTTCTCATGGGGGAACGACTTATGAGACCATTTCAGGACTTAAAGGTTCAGGAATTATTGGAAAACTCATTGTTGGCTTTTTTGCCATTCTGATATGGTTAGTGCGATTGGTTAGTGTGTTGGTGGTGAATCTCCTCATAACCATTCGCTTTATCCAACTTTATCTCATGATTCCTTTTGCACCTTTAACGATTCCGACTTTCCTCAGTGATGACTGGCGAAGCGTTGGGATTGGTTACCTGAAAAATATCATGGTCTATGCCCTCCAAGGGGTCTTGATTTTCTTAATTATTTCCCTTGTTCCCCTCTTTGAATCAGCTGGGAAATTGGCCCTCTCAAATGGGGCGGGAGTGATGGAGACGCTAGCGACTGCCTTTGGTGGCTTAGTTCAGGCTATTTTGTTAATCATTGCCTTGGTGGGTAGTCAACGTACGGCCAGAAGTATCCTAGGCATGTAA
- a CDS encoding ABC transporter permease — translation MIESMVLTILDGLIGLGFAALVVGTIGNAMDLKETVSLGVAMGRIGFSAGVGILPANKASKLDPFEALRYD, via the coding sequence TTGATTGAATCGATGGTCCTTACCATCCTGGATGGCCTGATTGGTCTAGGTTTTGCGGCCCTTGTAGTTGGAACAATTGGGAATGCAATGGATCTTAAAGAGACGGTCTCTCTTGGCGTAGCCATGGGAAGAATAGGCTTCTCAGCAGGCGTAGGAATCCTGCCGGCAAATAAGGCATCAAAACTCGATCCTTTCGAAGCTCTTAGATATGATTAG
- a CDS encoding transcriptional regulator — translation MNDRFWENLEIIVMEKGLSWADLARQMFKGQYVYPSEFNRLYQTFRHYKSHRLMPQSKWVEKIVSVLEIDYEDLFRR, via the coding sequence ATGAACGATCGTTTTTGGGAAAATTTGGAAATTATCGTTATGGAAAAAGGACTGTCATGGGCTGACCTTGCTCGACAGATGTTTAAGGGCCAATACGTCTACCCTAGTGAGTTTAACCGTCTCTACCAAACCTTTCGTCACTACAAATCTCATCGTCTCATGCCACAAAGCAAATGGGTGGAGAAAATTGTGAGCGTCTTAGAGATTGACTATGAAGACTTGTTTAGGAGATAG
- a CDS encoding ABC transporter permease → MKNSSSVAKDVAKRLTHLSQGDNREYKSADMSSALDQVNTIIGIITTVVGDISAISLLVGVISVMNIMLVSVTEWTREIGLRNVLGATCRKILTRF, encoded by the coding sequence GTGAAAAATAGTAGCAGTGTCGCTAAGGATGTCGCTAAACGCTTGACCCACTTGTCCCAAGGTGACAATAGAGAGTACAAGTCAGCAGATATGAGTTCAGCCTTAGATCAGGTCAACACGATTATTGGGATCATTACCACTGTTGTCGGTGATATTTCTGCGATCTCATTATTAGTTGGTGTGATTAGTGTTATGAATATCATGTTGGTTTCAGTAACTGAGTGGACACGAGAGATTGGTCTTCGTAACGTTTTAGGCGCCACATGTCGTAAAATCTTGACTCGTTTTTGA
- the rplJ gene encoding 50S ribosomal protein L10, with amino-acid sequence MSEAIIAKKAEQVAIVADKMKAAASIVVVDSRGLTVDQDTVLRRNLRESGVEFKVIKNSILSRAAEKAGLEDLKKLFVGPSAVAFSNEDVIAPAKVISEFAKDAEALEIKGGVVDGAFTSVEEINALASLPNKEGMLSMLLSVLQAPVRNVAYAVKAVAESKEDGAA; translated from the coding sequence ATGAGTGAAGCTATTATTGCTAAGAAAGCTGAACAAGTTGCTATTGTCGCTGATAAAATGAAAGCAGCAGCATCTATCGTTGTTGTTGACTCTCGTGGACTTACAGTTGACCAAGATACAGTTCTTCGTCGTAATCTTCGTGAATCAGGCGTTGAATTTAAAGTTATCAAAAACTCTATCTTGAGCCGTGCAGCTGAAAAAGCAGGTCTTGAAGACCTTAAAAAACTTTTCGTTGGTCCATCTGCAGTAGCATTCTCAAACGAAGATGTTATCGCACCAGCAAAAGTTATTAGCGAATTTGCTAAAGACGCAGAAGCTCTTGAAATCAAAGGTGGTGTTGTTGACGGCGCGTTCACTTCAGTCGAAGAAATCAACGCTCTTGCATCACTTCCAAACAAAGAAGGTATGCTTTCTATGCTCCTTTCTGTACTTCAAGCGCCAGTGCGCAACGTTGCATACGCTGTCAAAGCGGTTGCAGAAAGCAAAGAAGACGGTGCTGCATAA
- a CDS encoding class I SAM-dependent methyltransferase — protein MIITTSLRENESLIARAQELASELGADYQPRRKLSLSKCLERFGPFYLLYKDRLSFVNADASELTFHPDTAVLRLKAPYDALISLLGQSPKSILDTTMGLASDSLVMAAAGNQVTALESQDVIFQVVSRGLASYQTDDKQLEKAMRSIKAIKSDSLSFLKSQDDHSFDIIYADPMFSETIKESENLNAIKPLANGSRLTREWLDEAKRVGRERIIIKAHFRDSVFEELGFERQVRPNQKLHYGVMELIDTEY, from the coding sequence ATGATTATTACGACATCTTTACGTGAAAACGAGTCCTTAATTGCACGTGCTCAAGAATTAGCTAGCGAACTAGGAGCTGACTATCAGCCACGACGCAAGTTGTCTTTATCCAAATGTCTGGAACGATTTGGCCCCTTTTATCTTCTATATAAGGACAGATTGTCTTTTGTCAATGCAGATGCCAGTGAGTTGACCTTTCATCCAGATACGGCTGTCCTTCGGCTTAAGGCTCCATATGATGCTTTAATTAGTCTTTTGGGGCAATCTCCCAAGTCTATTCTTGACACGACTATGGGTCTGGCTTCTGATAGCCTAGTGATGGCAGCAGCGGGAAATCAGGTGACTGCCCTTGAGAGTCAAGATGTGATTTTTCAGGTGGTTTCTCGTGGTCTTGCCTCTTATCAGACGGATGATAAGCAGCTTGAAAAGGCCATGCGGTCTATTAAAGCTATTAAGAGCGATAGCCTATCCTTTTTGAAATCTCAGGATGATCACTCTTTTGATATCATTTATGCCGATCCTATGTTTTCAGAGACTATCAAGGAATCAGAAAATCTAAATGCTATCAAACCTCTGGCCAATGGCAGTCGCTTAACGCGAGAATGGCTCGATGAGGCTAAACGTGTTGGCCGAGAACGAATTATCATCAAGGCACATTTTCGTGACTCTGTTTTTGAGGAACTTGGTTTTGAACGTCAGGTTCGTCCCAATCAAAAGTTGCACTATGGTGTGATGGAACTCATTGACACGGAATATTAA
- the rplL gene encoding 50S ribosomal protein L7/L12, giving the protein MALNIENIIAEIKEASILELNDLVKAIEEEFGVTAAAPVAAAADGAADAGAAKDSFDVELTSAGDKKVGVIKVVREITGEGLKEAKAIVDGAPSVIKEGVSAAEAEEIKAKLEEAGASVTLK; this is encoded by the coding sequence ATGGCATTGAACATTGAAAACATTATTGCTGAAATTAAAGAAGCTTCAATCCTTGAATTGAACGACCTTGTAAAAGCTATCGAAGAAGAGTTTGGCGTAACTGCTGCTGCTCCTGTAGCTGCTGCTGCAGATGGTGCTGCTGACGCTGGTGCTGCTAAAGATTCATTCGACGTTGAATTGACATCTGCAGGCGACAAAAAAGTTGGCGTTATCAAAGTTGTACGTGAAATCACAGGCGAAGGTCTTAAAGAAGCTAAAGCTATCGTTGACGGTGCACCATCGGTTATTAAAGAAGGTGTTTCTGCAGCTGAAGCTGAAGAAATCAAAGCTAAACTTGAAGAAGCTGGAGCTTCAGTTACTCTTAAATAA
- a CDS encoding CPBP family intramembrane glutamic endopeptidase → MKRLVVMYGAIHVNVLLVSFYLVGWLNGAWLHVLQVTFLALLLWGWKRYQIPKRSLSLKERGLWVLGSLGVMVSIALIMSAMFLSSEANQETLVTVQNQIPVLSFILFLLNASVVEEVFYREVLWGVLSQRMSQVVLTSFLFALAHHPSSLFTWVLYGSLGLILGVVRGQTDCLSSTLVHLSWNGIVFFLSLL, encoded by the coding sequence ATGAAACGACTAGTAGTGATGTACGGAGCCATTCATGTCAATGTACTCCTAGTGAGTTTTTACCTGGTTGGTTGGCTAAATGGGGCATGGTTACACGTTTTACAAGTGACATTTTTAGCCCTGCTATTGTGGGGTTGGAAAAGGTACCAGATACCTAAAAGAAGCCTATCCTTGAAGGAGAGAGGGCTTTGGGTACTTGGCAGTCTAGGTGTCATGGTAAGTATTGCTCTTATTATGAGTGCCATGTTTTTAAGCAGTGAGGCAAATCAAGAAACGTTAGTGACTGTTCAAAACCAGATTCCTGTTCTGTCCTTTATTCTTTTTCTCCTTAATGCCAGTGTCGTGGAAGAAGTCTTTTACCGAGAAGTGTTGTGGGGAGTCTTGTCTCAACGAATGAGTCAAGTTGTGTTAACGAGTTTCCTCTTTGCCTTAGCTCATCACCCATCCAGTCTATTCACTTGGGTGCTTTATGGGAGTTTAGGTCTCATACTTGGTGTGGTTAGAGGGCAAACAGACTGCTTGAGCTCAACTCTCGTTCACCTGTCTTGGAATGGAATCGTCTTTTTCCTATCTTTATTGTGA
- a CDS encoding ABC transporter permease yields MKNVNITGASQGYFKAKKLGMLAGRSLQDNDYKNFSRVIVIDQMVVKKFFETNEDALNQVVTVGNNDCRVIGVYKKH; encoded by the coding sequence GTGAAGAATGTTAATATCACAGGTGCCAGTCAGGGTTACTTTAAAGCTAAAAAGTTAGGGATGCTGGCAGGACGTTCCTTGCAAGACAATGATTACAAAAACTTTTCGCGTGTCATTGTCATTGATCAGATGGTAGTTAAAAAATTCTTTGAGACCAATGAGGATGCCCTTAATCAAGTAGTTACTGTTGGTAACAATGATTGTCGTGTGATTGGTGTCTATAAGAAACACTGA
- a CDS encoding PrgI family protein: protein MNTRVFKDITKVQHRAWLGFTTRQVIFVLPAVAITILILGLNLFYWQFGDWFVYGLIFTFTIPLMLFGVYRPNDLPFETYLNYRWHYEMTIPDRTLTGQKGIRCEKNKSLNETKDLF, encoded by the coding sequence ATGAATACACGTGTTTTTAAGGACATCACAAAAGTTCAACACAGGGCTTGGCTGGGTTTTACCACACGACAAGTTATTTTTGTCTTACCAGCCGTTGCTATTACCATCCTGATTTTAGGGTTAAACCTCTTTTATTGGCAATTTGGGGATTGGTTTGTCTACGGACTAATCTTTACCTTTACCATTCCCCTCATGTTATTTGGGGTCTATCGACCTAATGACTTACCTTTTGAAACGTATCTTAATTATAGATGGCATTATGAAATGACCATACCAGACCGTACACTAACAGGACAGAAAGGAATACGCTGTGAAAAAAACAAATCGCTCAATGAAACCAAAGACCTCTTCTAA